Proteins encoded in a region of the Microbacterium neungamense genome:
- a CDS encoding acetate kinase, with product MSVVLVINSGSSSLKYSLIDMDSETELADGLVERIGQAEGAVTHTVHQSAGPGEPAPAMLRATRTEERPIADHDEAFAAMLAMFAAHGPALEDRPPVAVGHRVVHGGARFFAPTPITDDVERQIGELSVLAPLHNPANLAGIRAAKAVFGDVPHVAVFDTAFHQTLPAPAYTYAIDEALAREHRVRRYGFHGTSHKYVSEAAAAFLGRDLGALKQIVFHLGNGASVTAVDGGRSVETSMGLTPLEGLVMGTRSGDIDPAALLHLARRAGLGVDDLDDLLNKRSGLRGLAGRSDMRDILAGREAGDEAATLAYDVYIHRLRAYAGAYIAQLGGVDVISFTAGVGENAAPVRADALATLGFLGVRVDPDRNAERARGIRLISADDSAVAVLVVPTDEELEIARQTLSAI from the coding sequence GTGAGCGTCGTCCTGGTGATCAACAGCGGCTCGTCGTCGCTGAAGTACAGCCTGATCGACATGGACAGCGAGACCGAGCTCGCGGACGGGCTCGTCGAGCGGATCGGCCAGGCTGAGGGGGCCGTCACCCACACCGTGCACCAGAGCGCCGGGCCCGGGGAGCCCGCGCCGGCGATGCTGAGGGCCACGCGGACCGAGGAGCGGCCGATCGCCGACCACGACGAGGCCTTCGCCGCGATGCTGGCGATGTTCGCGGCGCACGGCCCCGCGCTGGAGGACCGCCCGCCGGTCGCGGTCGGGCACCGGGTCGTGCACGGCGGCGCCCGCTTCTTCGCGCCCACCCCGATCACCGACGACGTGGAGCGGCAGATCGGCGAGCTCAGCGTGCTCGCGCCGCTGCACAACCCGGCCAATCTCGCCGGCATCCGCGCGGCGAAGGCGGTCTTCGGCGACGTGCCCCACGTCGCGGTCTTCGACACCGCCTTCCATCAGACCCTGCCCGCCCCGGCGTACACGTACGCCATCGACGAGGCTCTCGCGCGGGAGCACCGGGTGCGCCGCTACGGGTTCCACGGCACCAGCCACAAGTACGTCAGCGAAGCCGCCGCGGCCTTCCTCGGCCGCGACCTCGGCGCGCTGAAGCAGATCGTGTTCCACCTCGGCAACGGGGCATCCGTCACCGCCGTCGACGGCGGGCGCTCGGTGGAGACGTCGATGGGCCTGACACCGCTCGAGGGCCTGGTGATGGGCACCCGCTCGGGCGACATCGATCCCGCGGCTCTGCTGCACCTCGCCCGCCGCGCCGGTCTCGGCGTGGACGATCTCGACGACCTGCTGAACAAGCGCAGCGGGCTGCGGGGCCTTGCCGGCCGCAGCGACATGCGCGACATCCTCGCCGGCCGGGAGGCGGGCGACGAGGCGGCCACCCTCGCCTACGACGTGTACATCCACCGGCTGCGCGCCTACGCCGGGGCGTACATCGCCCAGCTCGGGGGAGTGGACGTGATCTCGTTCACCGCGGGCGTGGGCGAGAACGCGGCGCCGGTGCGCGCGGATGCCCTCGCCACGCTCGGCTTCCTCGGCGTGCGGGTCGACCCGGACCGGAACGCCGAGCGGGCCCGGGGCATCCGTCTCATCTCCGCCGACGACTCCGCGGTCGCCGTCCTCGTCGTACCCACCGACGAGGAGCTCGAGATCGCACGGCAGACGCTCAGCGCGATCTGA
- a CDS encoding HAD family hydrolase — MSDLPDLRRAAAVLFDLDGVLTPTAEVHMRAWKQVFDEVFDRWGIEPPYTDDDYFAYVDGKKRYDGVASLLHSRNVEIPWGEVDDPPEAETVCGIGNRKNAAFAAALRSGGIAPFPGSLALIELLREEGVPMGVVSSSKNAEEVLASAGIRDFFTAVVDGAVAERDSLASKPAPDMFREGAAALGVAPADAVAVEDAVSGVASAAAAGFGVVIGVDRGAGADALRAAGATGIVDDLARLLPTPSENA, encoded by the coding sequence GTGTCCGACTTGCCCGACCTGCGCCGCGCCGCAGCGGTCCTCTTCGACCTCGACGGCGTGCTCACCCCCACCGCCGAGGTGCACATGCGCGCCTGGAAGCAGGTGTTCGACGAGGTGTTCGACCGCTGGGGGATCGAGCCCCCGTACACCGACGACGACTACTTCGCCTACGTCGACGGCAAGAAGCGCTACGACGGCGTGGCGAGCCTGCTGCACAGCCGCAACGTCGAGATCCCCTGGGGCGAGGTCGACGATCCGCCCGAGGCGGAGACGGTGTGCGGCATCGGCAACCGCAAGAACGCCGCCTTCGCCGCGGCGCTGCGCAGCGGCGGCATCGCGCCGTTCCCCGGATCGCTGGCGCTGATCGAGCTGCTCCGTGAGGAGGGCGTGCCGATGGGCGTCGTCTCCAGCTCGAAGAACGCCGAGGAGGTGCTCGCCTCCGCCGGCATCCGCGACTTCTTCACCGCCGTCGTCGACGGCGCGGTCGCCGAGCGCGACAGCCTCGCCTCCAAGCCGGCGCCGGACATGTTCCGCGAGGGCGCCGCGGCGCTCGGCGTCGCGCCCGCGGACGCCGTGGCGGTGGAGGACGCCGTCTCGGGCGTCGCGTCCGCCGCGGCGGCCGGCTTCGGCGTCGTGATCGGCGTCGACCGCGGGGCCGGCGCGGATGCGCTCCGCGCGGCCGGCGCAACCGGTATCGTCGATGACCTTGCCCGACTCCTTCCGACCCCCTCGGAGAACGCATGA
- a CDS encoding glycoside hydrolase family 65 protein, which yields MIDRGLYPVDPWRLIETRYDQHGVSETLFSVGNGYLGLRGNHVEGRGAHEHGTFINGLHETWPIRHAEQAYGFAEVGQTIVNAPDAKIMRVYVDDEPLSFDEADVREYSRVLDMRRGVLERSLVWETPSGKRVRIRDERMVSFEERHLAVLRLEVEVENADAPVTISCQLLNRQDGGSIYAGTPAAARSTAGKTATFDPRKAEKITERVLQPAEYWQDGLRSALSYRVTDSGMTVAVVADHIIETDNDYSARSLVEPDIAKNVFRVQAKAGVPVRITKLVSYHTSRGVPPRELVDRCRRTLDRAAVEGVDTQFRRQAEWLTAFWDRSDVRIGGRDDLQQAIRWCLFQLAQASARADGAGVPAKGLTGSGYSGHYFWDTEIYVLPFLTYTSPQWARNALRARALMLPAARRRAAQLNEAGALFPWRTINGEEASAYYAAGTAQYHINADISFAVGKYVEATGDRDFLLREGADILVETARLWATLGFWRDPAAGTLPAAAGHHGSATFHIHGVTGPDEYTTVVNDNLFTNVMARFNLGYAAQVVQEIAQEHPAAYAALVERTGLDAGEPQAWARAAEAMHIPFSENLGIHPQDSLFLEREVWDLANTPPEQRPLLLHFHPLVIYRFQVLKQADVVLALFLQGDHFTAEEKLADFEYYDPLTTGDSTLSAVVQSIMAAEVGYQDLAREYFEQALFVDLGDLHHNAADGVHVASAGGVWAALACGFGGMRDHGGRLSFDPRLPQDWPELTFPLQWRGSQLLVTITRDRLRVEVRSGDDVEFTVRGAAHSAGVGRDALVPLAGQGPRRPGRPSLQKFAEARREDGTLMSPTVPVTTSAIPVIAIED from the coding sequence ATGATCGACCGCGGCCTCTACCCCGTCGACCCGTGGCGCCTCATCGAGACGCGCTACGACCAGCACGGCGTGTCCGAGACCCTGTTCTCGGTCGGCAACGGCTACCTCGGCCTGCGCGGCAACCACGTGGAGGGCCGCGGCGCGCACGAGCACGGCACGTTCATCAACGGCCTGCACGAGACCTGGCCGATCCGGCACGCCGAGCAGGCGTACGGGTTCGCCGAGGTGGGCCAGACCATCGTGAACGCGCCGGATGCCAAGATCATGCGCGTCTACGTCGACGACGAGCCGCTGTCCTTCGACGAGGCGGACGTGCGCGAGTACTCCCGGGTGCTGGACATGCGCCGCGGCGTGCTGGAGCGCTCGCTGGTGTGGGAGACCCCGTCCGGGAAGCGGGTGCGCATCCGTGACGAGCGGATGGTGAGCTTCGAGGAGCGGCATCTGGCGGTGCTGCGCCTCGAGGTCGAGGTGGAGAACGCCGACGCCCCGGTCACGATCAGCTGCCAGCTGCTGAACCGCCAGGACGGCGGCAGCATCTACGCCGGCACGCCGGCCGCGGCGCGGTCCACGGCGGGGAAGACCGCGACGTTCGACCCGCGCAAGGCGGAGAAGATCACCGAGCGGGTGCTGCAGCCCGCCGAGTACTGGCAGGACGGGCTGCGCTCCGCGCTGTCGTACCGGGTCACCGATTCGGGCATGACGGTCGCGGTGGTCGCCGACCACATCATCGAGACCGACAACGACTACAGCGCCCGCTCGCTGGTCGAGCCCGACATCGCGAAGAACGTGTTCCGCGTGCAGGCGAAGGCCGGCGTCCCGGTGCGGATCACCAAGCTGGTGAGCTACCACACCTCCCGCGGCGTCCCGCCCCGCGAGCTCGTGGACCGCTGCCGGCGCACGCTCGACCGGGCCGCGGTGGAGGGTGTGGACACCCAGTTCCGCCGTCAGGCGGAATGGCTGACCGCGTTCTGGGATCGCAGCGACGTGCGCATCGGCGGACGCGACGACCTGCAGCAGGCGATCCGCTGGTGCCTGTTCCAGCTCGCGCAGGCCTCGGCGCGCGCCGACGGCGCCGGCGTGCCCGCGAAGGGCCTCACCGGCTCCGGATACAGCGGCCACTATTTCTGGGACACCGAGATCTACGTGCTCCCGTTCCTCACCTACACCTCCCCGCAGTGGGCGCGGAACGCCCTGCGCGCGCGTGCCCTGATGCTGCCGGCCGCGCGCCGTCGCGCCGCGCAGCTGAACGAGGCGGGGGCGCTGTTCCCGTGGCGCACGATCAACGGCGAGGAGGCGTCCGCCTACTACGCCGCCGGCACCGCGCAGTACCACATCAACGCCGACATCTCCTTCGCGGTCGGCAAGTACGTCGAGGCCACCGGCGACCGCGACTTCCTGCTCCGCGAGGGGGCCGACATCCTCGTCGAGACCGCGCGGCTGTGGGCGACGCTCGGCTTCTGGCGCGACCCGGCGGCCGGGACGCTGCCGGCCGCGGCCGGTCACCACGGCTCGGCGACCTTCCACATCCACGGCGTGACCGGGCCGGACGAGTACACCACGGTCGTGAACGACAACCTGTTCACCAACGTGATGGCCCGCTTCAACCTCGGCTACGCCGCGCAGGTGGTGCAGGAGATCGCGCAGGAGCATCCGGCCGCCTACGCCGCCCTGGTCGAGCGCACCGGACTCGACGCCGGCGAGCCGCAGGCGTGGGCGCGCGCCGCGGAGGCCATGCACATCCCGTTCAGCGAGAACCTCGGCATCCACCCGCAGGACTCGCTGTTCCTGGAGCGCGAGGTGTGGGACCTGGCGAACACCCCGCCGGAGCAGCGGCCGCTGCTGCTGCACTTCCACCCGCTGGTCATCTACCGCTTCCAGGTGCTGAAGCAGGCGGACGTCGTGCTCGCGCTGTTCCTGCAGGGCGACCACTTCACGGCCGAGGAGAAGCTCGCCGACTTCGAGTACTACGACCCGCTGACCACCGGCGACTCCACGCTGTCCGCGGTGGTGCAGTCGATCATGGCGGCCGAGGTCGGCTACCAGGACCTGGCGCGGGAGTACTTCGAGCAGGCGCTCTTCGTCGACCTCGGCGACCTGCACCACAACGCCGCGGACGGGGTGCACGTCGCCTCGGCGGGCGGCGTCTGGGCCGCGCTCGCCTGCGGGTTCGGCGGCATGCGCGACCACGGCGGCCGGCTCAGCTTCGATCCGCGCCTGCCCCAGGACTGGCCGGAGCTGACCTTCCCGCTGCAGTGGCGCGGCTCGCAGCTGCTCGTGACGATCACCCGCGACCGGCTGCGCGTCGAGGTGCGTTCCGGCGACGACGTCGAGTTCACGGTGCGCGGCGCCGCGCACAGCGCGGGCGTCGGGCGCGACGCCCTGGTCCCGCTCGCCGGGCAGGGCCCGCGGCGGCCCGGCCGCCCGTCGCTGCAGAAGTTCGCCGAGGCGCGCCGCGAAGACGGCACGCTGATGTCGCCGACGGTCCCGGTGACGACCTCGGCGATCCCGGTCATCGCCATCGAGGACTAG
- a CDS encoding DNA polymerase III subunit gamma and tau yields the protein MTTALYRRYRPETFAEMIGQSQVTEPLMTALRSDRVGHAYLFSGPRGCGKTTSARILARCLNCAEGPTDTPCGVCPSCVELSRSGGGSLDVVEIDAASHNGVDDARDLRERATFAPSRDRYKIFILDEAHMVTPQGFNALLKLVEEPPAHVKFIFATTEPEKVLGTIRSRTHHYPFRLVPPAAMLEYVEKLCAEEGVQVEPGVLPLVVRAGGGSPRDTLSLLDQLIAGSDQDRDGAVSVRYERAVALLGYTHAALLDEIVDALAAGDAAAAFPAVDRVVQTGQDPRRFVDDLLERLRDLIVIAAVGEGASAVLRGIPADELQRMREQAAAFGSARLSRTADLVSQALDDMTGATSPRLHLELMVARVLSGASADAVAAPSVAGSAAQAAANAAGSAVGAAPAAGGAPAAGGAPAAGGAPAAGGAVGTPSSAGPASAGPAGSASAADAQVPAPGGAAEQTDAAPAASGPVTFERIAAAWPAILRRLEGISRASWLVVTAVQPLAYDTDSSVLTLGFTSPSDVARFKGSTPGKGTSDHLRTAIQQELGVTVKYLPAPMPPGGANPGSSGPPAPGAGTSAGPASGPGSASRGSGPSSGPAPRTARGTADPRASAGPDAPARGSQPSSGPAAAGSAPLSDSAPAAGWANPMQEPERPGPRASAPRQAPRAQSAPVTEWAVAPIPTATITAPQPQFPVDEEPAEVEAARSAPASAVDGMVDPEPPPLPDDEPPYDDHPPYDDEPPYDPYLDGPGASARAGAPVIPAGGRTASAPDRASAHRASTSAPAAPSGPASGSGPASGSASAPASASRASVPGRGPAGPNAPVVTARSVAPEGVQRYGEAVVRQVLGATFLREEPFEPPTRFS from the coding sequence GTGACCACAGCCCTCTACCGCCGCTACCGGCCTGAGACCTTCGCGGAGATGATCGGGCAGTCCCAGGTGACCGAGCCGCTCATGACCGCGCTGCGCAGCGACCGGGTCGGGCACGCCTACCTGTTCTCCGGGCCGCGCGGGTGCGGCAAGACCACCTCGGCCCGCATCCTGGCGCGCTGCCTGAACTGCGCCGAGGGGCCCACCGACACCCCGTGCGGCGTGTGCCCGAGCTGCGTGGAGCTGTCGCGCTCCGGCGGCGGGTCGCTGGACGTCGTCGAGATCGACGCGGCCAGCCACAACGGCGTCGACGATGCCCGCGACCTGCGCGAGCGCGCCACCTTCGCGCCCAGCCGCGACCGCTACAAGATCTTCATCCTCGACGAGGCGCACATGGTCACGCCGCAGGGCTTCAACGCGCTGCTGAAGCTCGTCGAGGAGCCGCCGGCGCACGTGAAGTTCATCTTCGCGACCACCGAGCCGGAGAAGGTGCTCGGCACGATCCGCTCGCGCACCCACCACTACCCGTTCCGGCTGGTGCCGCCCGCGGCCATGCTCGAGTACGTCGAGAAGCTGTGCGCCGAGGAGGGGGTGCAGGTCGAGCCGGGTGTGCTTCCGCTCGTGGTGCGCGCCGGCGGCGGTTCGCCGCGCGACACGCTGTCGCTGCTGGACCAGCTCATCGCCGGCTCGGATCAGGACCGCGACGGCGCGGTGTCGGTGCGGTACGAGCGCGCGGTCGCGCTCCTCGGCTACACGCACGCCGCCCTGCTCGACGAGATCGTGGACGCGCTCGCCGCGGGCGACGCGGCAGCGGCCTTCCCGGCCGTCGACCGGGTGGTGCAGACCGGGCAGGACCCGCGCCGGTTCGTGGACGACCTGCTCGAGCGGCTGCGCGACCTCATCGTCATCGCCGCGGTCGGCGAGGGCGCCTCGGCGGTGCTGCGCGGCATCCCGGCGGACGAGCTGCAGCGGATGCGGGAGCAGGCGGCGGCCTTCGGGTCGGCGCGGCTGTCGCGCACCGCGGACCTGGTCAGCCAGGCACTCGATGACATGACCGGCGCCACCTCGCCGCGACTGCACCTGGAGCTGATGGTCGCGCGAGTGCTCTCGGGGGCCTCGGCGGATGCCGTCGCGGCCCCGTCCGTCGCCGGCAGTGCCGCGCAGGCCGCCGCGAACGCCGCGGGTTCCGCCGTTGGTGCCGCTCCTGCGGCCGGTGGGGCTCCTGCGGCCGGTGGGGCTCCTGCGGCCGGTGGGGCTCCTGCGGCCGGTGGGGCGGTGGGGACGCCGTCCAGCGCGGGCCCGGCATCCGCGGGCCCAGCGGGCAGCGCGAGCGCTGCCGACGCGCAGGTGCCGGCTCCTGGCGGCGCGGCCGAGCAGACGGATGCGGCACCCGCCGCTTCCGGCCCGGTGACCTTCGAGCGCATCGCCGCCGCCTGGCCGGCCATCCTCCGCCGTCTCGAGGGCATCAGCCGGGCATCCTGGCTCGTCGTCACGGCCGTGCAGCCGCTCGCCTACGACACCGACAGCAGCGTGCTCACACTGGGCTTCACCAGCCCGAGCGACGTGGCGCGATTCAAGGGCTCCACGCCGGGCAAGGGCACCTCCGACCACCTCCGCACCGCCATCCAGCAGGAGCTCGGCGTCACCGTGAAGTACCTGCCCGCGCCGATGCCGCCCGGCGGAGCGAATCCGGGATCCTCGGGGCCCCCGGCCCCGGGCGCAGGAACGTCCGCCGGCCCGGCTTCGGGCCCGGGCTCGGCGTCCCGCGGGAGCGGTCCGTCGTCCGGCCCGGCACCCCGGACGGCTCGCGGCACCGCGGACCCGCGCGCATCCGCCGGTCCGGACGCCCCCGCCCGCGGCTCGCAGCCCTCCAGCGGCCCCGCTGCGGCAGGGAGCGCTCCGCTGTCCGACAGCGCGCCGGCCGCCGGCTGGGCGAACCCGATGCAGGAGCCGGAGCGGCCGGGCCCCCGGGCATCCGCTCCGCGACAGGCCCCGCGCGCGCAGTCGGCTCCGGTGACCGAGTGGGCGGTCGCGCCGATCCCCACGGCGACGATCACAGCACCGCAGCCGCAGTTCCCCGTCGACGAGGAGCCGGCCGAGGTCGAGGCCGCCCGTTCCGCGCCCGCGTCTGCGGTGGACGGCATGGTCGACCCGGAGCCGCCGCCGCTGCCCGATGACGAGCCGCCCTACGACGACCACCCGCCCTACGACGACGAGCCCCCGTACGATCCGTATCTCGACGGGCCCGGTGCGTCCGCACGCGCTGGCGCGCCCGTGATCCCGGCGGGGGGACGGACCGCGTCGGCTCCCGATCGCGCGTCGGCCCATCGTGCGTCGACGTCGGCCCCTGCTGCGCCGTCCGGCCCGGCATCCGGCTCCGGTCCGGCATCCGGCTCCGCATCCGCGCCGGCATCCGCCTCTCGGGCATCCGTCCCCGGGCGCGGGCCGGCCGGGCCGAACGCGCCGGTCGTGACGGCCCGCTCCGTGGCGCCCGAGGGCGTGCAGCGCTACGGCGAGGCCGTGGTCCGCCAGGTGCTCGGCGCCACCTTCCTGCGCGAGGAGCCCTTCGAGCCCCCGACGAGGTTCAGCTGA